One genomic window of Stigmatella ashevillena includes the following:
- the rpsJ gene encoding 30S ribosomal protein S10, with translation MATTKIRIRLKAYDSKLLDQSAGEIVETAKRTGAKVAGPIPLPTRINKFTVLRSPHVDKKSREQFEIRTHKRLLDILEPTQQTLDALMKLDLSAGVDVEIKS, from the coding sequence ATGGCGACAACGAAGATCCGCATCCGGCTGAAGGCGTACGACTCGAAGCTCCTGGACCAGAGTGCTGGGGAGATTGTCGAGACGGCCAAGCGCACGGGCGCCAAGGTGGCTGGTCCAATCCCCCTGCCCACACGCATCAACAAGTTCACGGTTCTGCGGTCGCCGCACGTGGACAAGAAGAGCCGCGAGCAGTTTGAGATCCGCACTCACAAGCGCTTGCTCGATATCCTCGAGCCGACCCAGCAGACGCTGGATGCGCTGATGAAGCTGGATCTGTCTGCCGGCGTTGACGTCGAGATCAAGTCCTAG